From the genome of Peptostreptococcaceae bacterium, one region includes:
- the hydE gene encoding [FeFe] hydrogenase H-cluster radical SAM maturase HydE gives MKEQLKDGLSRIKQGEEPDKETLKMLVAGNDEEINGTLISMADETRRKYYGNKVYMRGLIEFSNFCKRNCKYCGIRGKNSKAERYRLNKDEIIGCCANGYDMGYRTFVLQGGEDSYYSDEIMVDIISSIKGAFQDVVVTLSIGEKSEKTYRSYYEAGADRYLIRHETASPSLYDAVHENMHLKSRLECLYSLKRIGYQIGAGFMVGLPGQTDDDLAHDLLLLMKMQPHMVGIGPFIPHADTPFRDFPKGDVDKTVRMIALSRLMVPKALIPATTALGTADAFGRERGLMAGANVVMPNLSPMEDRSKYMLYDNKLCMGEESAECTATIRDKIESAGYELDMSRGDHIDWRKKQ, from the coding sequence ATGAAAGAGCAGTTAAAAGACGGCCTGAGCCGCATAAAGCAGGGAGAGGAGCCGGACAAAGAGACTCTTAAAATGCTTGTTGCAGGTAACGATGAAGAGATCAACGGTACATTGATTTCAATGGCGGATGAAACGAGACGGAAATACTACGGAAACAAGGTATATATGAGAGGCCTAATTGAATTCTCGAATTTTTGCAAAAGGAATTGCAAATACTGCGGCATTCGCGGAAAAAATTCAAAGGCGGAAAGGTATCGCTTAAACAAGGATGAAATCATAGGGTGTTGCGCAAATGGCTATGATATGGGATATAGAACATTCGTGCTTCAAGGTGGAGAGGACAGTTATTATAGCGACGAGATAATGGTTGATATAATTTCATCCATAAAAGGCGCTTTTCAGGACGTTGTGGTAACGCTTTCGATAGGAGAGAAATCGGAGAAAACATACCGGTCATATTATGAAGCCGGTGCGGACAGATATCTTATTCGCCATGAAACGGCATCTCCATCTTTATATGATGCGGTACATGAAAACATGCATCTTAAAAGCCGTTTGGAATGCCTTTACAGTCTTAAACGCATAGGCTACCAGATAGGAGCCGGATTCATGGTGGGATTGCCGGGGCAGACAGACGACGACCTTGCACATGACCTGCTGCTTCTTATGAAAATGCAGCCTCACATGGTCGGAATAGGTCCCTTCATTCCCCATGCGGATACGCCGTTTCGTGATTTTCCAAAAGGGGATGTGGACAAGACGGTAAGGATGATAGCGCTTTCGCGATTGATGGTTCCTAAGGCCCTGATTCCTGCGACGACGGCACTAGGGACTGCGGATGCTTTTGGCAGAGAAAGGGGACTAATGGCTGGAGCCAATGTCGTTATGCCGAATCTTTCGCCCATGGAGGACAGGAGCAAATACATGCTGTATGACAACAAGCTTTGCATGGGAGAAGAATCAGCCGAGTGCACTGCCACCATCAGAGATAAAATAGAAAGCGCCGGATACGAACTGGACATGTCAAGGGGAGACCATATCGACTGGAGGAAAAAACAATGA
- the hydF gene encoding [FeFe] hydrogenase H-cluster maturation GTPase HydF, with amino-acid sequence MNTTPEANRLTITLFGKRNAGKSSLLNAIVGQDVALVSKQKGTTTDPVKKAMEFIPLGPVIFIDTAGIDDEGDLGKLRVERSKKMLMRTDFALYVMDGTDISTEDEKGAELLFKRFHIPFLKIINKVDLVDDESINELKEGYPDAVMVSDRDFSSIIKLKDEIAKRISKNMEEPPLVADLLPYGGTVVMVVPIDSEAPKGRIILPQAQCIRDCLDHGVKSYVVRDTELEKALEDLDYKVDLVITDSQAFKRVDEMVPPSIMLTSFSMIFARNKGNLAVFNDGLKVIEGLDENSKILIAESCTHNFSCEDIGRVKIPALLDKHLGKRLNYEFKMGHDFPENHGEYDLIIHCGACMTNRKTMQSRMRICKECGVAMTNYGVLLAYLSGILDRAMTIFIEDERAEEETA; translated from the coding sequence ATGAACACGACACCGGAAGCCAACAGGCTTACAATAACCCTTTTTGGGAAACGCAACGCGGGAAAATCTTCACTTCTTAATGCAATAGTGGGACAGGATGTTGCGCTTGTTTCAAAACAGAAGGGTACTACTACGGACCCCGTCAAAAAGGCCATGGAGTTTATACCATTGGGGCCTGTCATATTCATAGATACGGCAGGAATAGACGATGAGGGAGATCTTGGAAAGCTGCGCGTAGAACGCAGCAAGAAGATGCTGATGCGTACGGATTTCGCCTTGTATGTGATGGATGGAACCGATATTTCAACGGAAGATGAAAAGGGAGCAGAGCTTCTTTTTAAGCGTTTTCATATTCCGTTTCTTAAAATCATCAACAAAGTGGATCTTGTTGATGACGAAAGCATAAATGAATTGAAGGAAGGATATCCGGATGCCGTTATGGTTTCCGATAGGGATTTTTCCAGCATAATAAAATTGAAGGATGAGATTGCTAAAAGGATTTCAAAGAATATGGAGGAGCCTCCCCTCGTGGCGGATTTGCTGCCATATGGAGGCACGGTAGTGATGGTTGTTCCGATAGACTCGGAAGCACCAAAGGGTAGAATAATACTTCCTCAGGCTCAATGCATAAGAGATTGCCTGGACCATGGAGTGAAAAGCTATGTAGTTAGGGATACGGAACTTGAAAAGGCGCTTGAGGATCTCGACTACAAGGTTGATCTTGTAATAACGGATTCACAGGCCTTCAAGAGGGTTGACGAGATGGTTCCTCCGTCGATAATGCTGACATCGTTTTCGATGATTTTTGCAAGAAACAAGGGAAATCTTGCGGTATTCAACGATGGACTTAAGGTTATCGAAGGGCTTGATGAAAATTCGAAAATACTTATTGCCGAAAGCTGCACCCATAATTTTTCCTGCGAGGACATCGGCCGGGTAAAAATTCCTGCGTTGCTTGACAAGCACCTTGGGAAAAGGCTAAACTACGAGTTCAAAATGGGACATGATTTTCCGGAAAACCATGGAGAATACGACTTGATTATCCATTGCGGGGCATGCATGACTAATCGGAAAACAATGCAGAGCCGCATGCGAATCTGCAAGGAATGCGGAGTGGCAATGACAAACTATGGCGTATTGCTGGCCTACCTAAGCGGAATACTGGACAGGGCCATGACGATTTTCATTGAAGATGAAAGAGCGGAAGAGGAAACTGCTTGA